A stretch of the uncultured Desulfobacter sp. genome encodes the following:
- a CDS encoding rod shape-determining protein has protein sequence MNFVTDTLLGAFSNDLAIDLGTANTLVYVKGKGIVLSEPSVVAVRTDKRTRNKVLAVGLEAKRMLGRTPGNIVAIRPMRDGVIADFAVTEAMLKHFIRKVHNNRKTLVRPRIIIAVPSGITQVEKRAVRESAESAGAREVFLIEEPMAAAIGAGLPITEPTCNMVVDIGGGTTEVAVISLAGIVYTRSLRVAGDKMDSSISQHIKRKYNLLIGERTAEIIKTTIGNAYPDPERLETIEVKGRDLVSGIPKILAIDSEEVRVAISEQIEAIVETVRIALEQTPPELAADIVDSGIVLTGGGALLKNLDKLLREKCGLPIVVAEDPLSTVALGCGKSLDSIEILKEVVIS, from the coding sequence ATGAACTTTGTAACTGATACTTTGCTTGGGGCCTTTTCCAACGATTTGGCCATTGATCTTGGTACTGCAAATACGCTGGTTTATGTGAAGGGAAAAGGAATTGTATTGAGTGAACCTTCAGTGGTGGCGGTCAGAACGGACAAACGGACCAGGAATAAGGTGCTGGCAGTGGGGCTGGAAGCAAAGCGCATGCTGGGACGAACACCGGGAAATATTGTAGCCATACGACCCATGCGAGACGGGGTTATTGCTGATTTCGCAGTGACCGAAGCCATGCTCAAGCATTTTATCCGTAAAGTTCATAACAACAGAAAAACGCTGGTGCGTCCAAGGATTATTATTGCCGTTCCTTCCGGCATCACCCAGGTGGAAAAACGAGCGGTCAGAGAAAGCGCGGAATCCGCCGGTGCCAGGGAGGTCTTTTTGATAGAAGAGCCTATGGCTGCAGCAATCGGCGCAGGCCTTCCCATTACGGAACCCACCTGTAATATGGTTGTGGATATTGGCGGTGGGACCACTGAGGTTGCGGTGATCTCCCTGGCCGGCATCGTGTATACCCGTTCCTTAAGAGTTGCCGGGGACAAGATGGATTCTTCCATCAGCCAGCATATCAAACGCAAATATAATTTGCTCATCGGCGAAAGAACCGCAGAAATTATCAAAACAACAATTGGCAACGCCTACCCTGACCCCGAGCGTCTTGAGACCATTGAAGTTAAGGGCAGGGATTTGGTTTCAGGTATCCCTAAGATTTTGGCCATTGATTCTGAAGAGGTTCGGGTTGCCATTTCCGAGCAGATTGAAGCCATTGTTGAAACCGTTCGTATTGCGCTTGAACAGACGCCGCCGGAACTGGCCGCTGATATTGTTGATTCCGGCATTGTTCTAACCGGCGGGGGGGCGTTACTCAAAAATTTGGACAAGCTGCTCCGAGAAAAGTGTGGCCTTCCCATTGTCGTGGCCGAGGATCCCTTGTCCACAGTGGCGCTTGGCTGCGGTAAATCTCTGGACAGCATAGAAATTCTTAAAGAAGTGGTCATCAGCTAA
- the mreC gene encoding rod shape-determining protein MreC: MFSRRIMMIVGVGFFIAVALTVIAMSSRENLPAGGVERLSITLTSPFQLVASRIIGFTESVWQTYFSCVLAMEENQTLRRQLLEARHTANRCNELELENARLKKFVNFQSSVPAAYVAAQVIARDPSPWFKTIMIDKGEKDGLIKGLPVLVSEGIVGQIIKVSRSFSRVLLITDRNSSVDALIQETRVRGMVKGNNQDTCSFVYTLRKDEVQPGQVIVSSGLDQVFPKGLRIGAVLDVQKNHSQLFQDITIKTAVDFDRLEEVLIYKNAD, from the coding sequence ATGTTTTCCAGGCGGATCATGATGATTGTCGGTGTGGGCTTTTTTATTGCGGTGGCACTTACCGTAATCGCCATGTCCAGCCGGGAGAACCTGCCGGCTGGTGGTGTTGAAAGACTCTCCATCACGCTTACCTCTCCTTTTCAGCTCGTGGCTTCCCGTATTATCGGTTTTACTGAATCGGTATGGCAGACTTACTTTTCATGTGTGCTTGCCATGGAAGAGAACCAGACGTTGAGACGGCAGTTATTAGAGGCCCGGCACACGGCCAATAGATGTAACGAGCTTGAGCTTGAAAATGCCCGTTTAAAAAAGTTTGTTAATTTCCAAAGTTCCGTGCCCGCAGCCTATGTGGCAGCCCAGGTGATTGCCCGGGATCCGTCTCCCTGGTTTAAAACTATTATGATAGATAAGGGTGAAAAAGACGGATTGATTAAAGGCTTGCCTGTACTTGTATCAGAAGGGATAGTCGGGCAAATCATTAAAGTGTCCCGTAGTTTTTCCCGGGTACTGCTTATTACCGACCGCAATTCGTCTGTTGATGCGCTGATCCAGGAGACCCGGGTCCGCGGTATGGTTAAGGGCAATAATCAAGACACCTGTTCCTTTGTATACACGTTAAGAAAAGATGAGGTCCAACCGGGGCAGGTCATTGTCTCCTCGGGGCTGGACCAGGTATTCCCAAAAGGCTTGAGAATCGGAGCGGTACTTGATGTACAAAAAAATCATTCCCAGTTGTTCCAGGATATCACCATAAAAACTGCTGTCGATTTTGACAGACTCGAAGAAGTGCTGATATATAAGAATGCCGATTGA